A window of the Roseovarius sp. S88 genome harbors these coding sequences:
- a CDS encoding TRAP transporter large permease, with product MDPITIGLWTTAGMLAMVVLGMRVAFAAGLAGFLGLIWLRWNGFDYDPARFWKAVEVSVKVAGQVPHSKVSAHALSLIPTFILIGYLAYYAGLTRALFEAAKRWIAWVPGGLAVSTVFATAGFAAVSGASVATAAVFARIAIPEMLKVGYNKQFAAGVVAAGGTLASLIPPSAILVIYALIVEQDVGKLLLAGFIPGVFSAFVYAILIITIAMVFKSVGPPVSGFTWRERFASLPPALPIVAVVVIIIFFVYNPFGDAWGTPTEGGAVGAFIVFLMALYRGMGWGELKSALIETAKLTVMIFSIIWGVLIYVRFLGFADLPGAFSDWLTALEMSPWLILVCILLAYAVLGMFMDAIGMLLLTLPVVYPAVMALNGGEDVLAADSTFGMSGEMCAIWFGILVVKMAEFCLITPPIGLNCFVVAGVRDDLSVQDVFKGVTPFFIADAITIALLVAFPAIVLWLPSLA from the coding sequence ATGGACCCAATAACAATCGGACTTTGGACCACCGCTGGCATGTTGGCCATGGTTGTTCTCGGCATGCGCGTGGCGTTTGCTGCGGGTTTGGCTGGCTTCCTTGGGCTGATTTGGCTGCGTTGGAATGGCTTTGACTATGATCCTGCCCGGTTCTGGAAGGCGGTTGAAGTAAGCGTCAAGGTGGCAGGACAAGTGCCGCATTCAAAGGTTTCGGCGCATGCGCTTAGCCTGATTCCGACATTCATTCTTATTGGATATTTGGCCTACTACGCCGGGTTGACACGTGCTCTTTTCGAAGCAGCAAAACGTTGGATCGCCTGGGTGCCGGGGGGCTTGGCGGTCTCGACAGTGTTCGCCACTGCAGGGTTCGCTGCGGTCTCCGGGGCCAGCGTCGCCACGGCGGCGGTTTTTGCGCGGATCGCGATCCCAGAGATGCTCAAAGTCGGCTACAACAAGCAATTTGCAGCAGGTGTCGTAGCTGCTGGTGGTACCCTGGCTAGCCTTATTCCGCCTTCTGCAATTCTGGTGATCTATGCATTGATCGTCGAACAGGACGTGGGAAAGCTTTTGCTGGCTGGTTTCATCCCCGGTGTCTTCTCGGCGTTTGTCTATGCCATTTTGATCATCACTATCGCCATGGTTTTCAAATCGGTTGGGCCGCCTGTCAGTGGTTTTACATGGCGAGAGCGTTTCGCCTCGCTGCCACCGGCCTTGCCGATTGTCGCTGTGGTCGTGATTATCATCTTCTTTGTCTATAACCCTTTCGGCGATGCCTGGGGCACACCAACCGAAGGCGGTGCCGTGGGCGCTTTCATCGTGTTTCTCATGGCACTCTATCGCGGCATGGGTTGGGGAGAGCTAAAGTCTGCACTCATTGAGACAGCGAAGCTCACTGTCATGATCTTCTCGATCATCTGGGGTGTGCTGATCTACGTTCGCTTCCTCGGTTTTGCCGACTTGCCTGGCGCGTTCTCAGATTGGCTGACCGCTTTGGAAATGTCACCGTGGCTCATTCTGGTTTGCATCCTTTTGGCTTATGCGGTTCTTGGCATGTTCATGGATGCCATTGGCATGCTCTTGCTTACGCTGCCCGTGGTTTATCCTGCGGTCATGGCGCTCAATGGTGGAGAGGATGTTTTGGCAGCTGACAGCACCTTTGGCATGTCAGGTGAGATGTGCGCGATCTGGTTCGGCATCCTAGTTGTCAAAATGGCGGAGTTTTGTCTCATCACACCTCCTATTGGCCTCAACTGTTTCGTGGTTGCGGGCGTGCGTGATGATCTGAGCGTTCAGGATGTGTTCAAGGGTGTGACGCCATTCTTCATCGCAGATGCCATTACGATTGCCTTGCTCGTGGCGTTTCCTGCCATCGTGCTTTGGTTGCCGAGTTTGGCCTAG
- a CDS encoding TRAP transporter small permease subunit, which translates to MAGASTVLQDSSLLSRLDRGLLQLERVFALFSGLAAFSLMFLAAYSVSGREFFGAPLPGYVDWIELLMPLIAIMGVSYVQREGGHIRMDILIGQLNGRILWALELIAILLILLLMVALVWGSWSHFDRSFDMSKPLWSRDSTIDIGLPIWPAKLLVPVAFSVLCLRLCLQAWGYARALVLGLERPVAVPLKMTVAEQAAAEAEQLEGRD; encoded by the coding sequence ATGGCCGGCGCATCCACCGTATTGCAAGATTCCAGCCTGCTCAGTCGGCTGGACCGAGGCTTGCTACAGCTTGAACGTGTGTTTGCGCTCTTTAGTGGTCTTGCTGCCTTTTCCTTGATGTTTCTTGCCGCCTATTCGGTCAGTGGGCGCGAGTTTTTTGGCGCACCTTTGCCCGGCTATGTCGATTGGATTGAGCTTTTGATGCCGCTTATTGCGATCATGGGGGTGTCCTATGTTCAGCGCGAAGGCGGGCATATTCGCATGGATATTCTGATTGGTCAGCTCAACGGTCGCATTCTCTGGGCGCTGGAATTGATCGCTATCCTGTTGATCTTGCTCCTGATGGTGGCGCTGGTATGGGGGAGTTGGTCGCACTTTGATCGCAGCTTTGACATGAGCAAACCGCTGTGGAGCCGGGATAGCACGATAGATATTGGCCTGCCGATTTGGCCTGCGAAACTTCTTGTCCCAGTCGCGTTTTCTGTTCTGTGTCTGCGCTTATGTTTGCAAGCTTGGGGATACGCGCGCGCGCTGGTACTCGGGTTGGAACGGCCCGTTGCAGTGCCCCTCAAGATGACAGTGGCAGAACAAGCTGCAGCGGAAGCAGAACAGTTGGAGGGTCGCGACTGA
- a CDS encoding C4-dicarboxylate TRAP transporter substrate-binding protein yields MQKLFGAGVTAALSFAFAGEALATEWNVSLWGKRRAFTEHVEKLAELVSEKTNGEFTLNISYGGLSKNKENLDGISIGAFEMAQFCAGYHRDKNRVITVLELPFLGVSNLEEEMAVSAAVYSHPAATEEMAQWNAKLLMTSPMPQYNIVGTGEPRDELKDFEGMRVRATGGLGKAFEAVGGVPTSVTATEAYQAMESGVVDTVAFAQHAHLSFGTINQAEWWTANLNPGTVNCPVVVNIDAYEGLSDEHRAALDSSVSEALDHYLANYGELLKKWDSVLEEKGVQKVEIADSEIEAFKAKAADPIREAWIADMESQGLPGQELYDLVIKTLEDHRSGS; encoded by the coding sequence ATGCAAAAACTATTTGGAGCCGGCGTCACCGCCGCGCTGTCATTTGCCTTTGCCGGAGAGGCCCTGGCGACGGAATGGAATGTATCCCTTTGGGGTAAACGCCGCGCCTTTACCGAGCATGTTGAAAAGCTGGCTGAATTGGTCAGTGAAAAGACCAATGGCGAGTTTACTCTGAACATCAGCTATGGCGGACTTTCGAAGAACAAGGAAAACCTTGACGGTATCTCGATTGGCGCCTTCGAAATGGCGCAATTCTGTGCAGGGTATCACAGGGACAAGAACCGTGTGATTACTGTACTGGAACTGCCGTTCTTGGGCGTGAGCAATCTGGAAGAAGAAATGGCGGTCTCGGCGGCTGTCTATAGTCATCCTGCTGCGACCGAAGAAATGGCGCAGTGGAATGCCAAGCTTCTGATGACGTCGCCCATGCCACAGTACAATATCGTCGGCACAGGCGAGCCGCGGGATGAGCTTAAAGACTTCGAAGGCATGCGTGTGCGCGCAACCGGTGGTCTTGGCAAAGCGTTTGAGGCAGTGGGTGGCGTACCAACTTCCGTTACAGCGACCGAAGCTTACCAGGCGATGGAATCTGGCGTTGTCGACACAGTCGCGTTCGCGCAGCACGCCCACCTGAGCTTTGGCACAATTAATCAGGCCGAATGGTGGACCGCCAACTTAAACCCTGGCACCGTGAATTGCCCGGTTGTGGTTAATATCGACGCCTATGAAGGCTTGTCGGATGAACACCGTGCCGCATTGGACAGCTCGGTGTCAGAGGCCTTGGATCACTACCTGGCGAATTATGGTGAACTGCTTAAGAAGTGGGACAGCGTGCTGGAAGAGAAAGGCGTTCAGAAGGTCGAAATCGCGGACAGCGAAATTGAAGCTTTCAAGGCCAAGGCTGCTGATCCCATTCGGGAAGCGTGGATTGCTGACATGGAATCCCAGGGCCTGCCAGGTCAGGAACTTTACGATCTTGTGATCAAGACACTCGAAGATCACCGCAGCGGAAGCTGA
- the msrA gene encoding peptide-methionine (S)-S-oxide reductase MsrA: MAEERAVLAGGCFWGMQDLIRKLPGVHKTRVGYTGGDVPNATYRNHGTHAEGIEIIFDPETISFRQLLEFFFQIHDPTTPNRQGNDRGMSYRSAIYYANDEQEAVAEDTIADVNASGLWPGRVVTELEPVGDFWEAEPEHQDYLERIPNGYTCHFVRPNWTLPRRDAAE, translated from the coding sequence ATGGCAGAAGAACGCGCAGTATTGGCTGGCGGGTGCTTTTGGGGCATGCAGGATCTGATCCGCAAACTTCCGGGAGTGCACAAAACCCGAGTGGGTTACACGGGAGGTGACGTACCCAACGCAACCTATCGCAATCACGGAACGCACGCCGAAGGCATCGAGATCATATTCGATCCCGAGACAATCAGCTTTCGACAGTTGCTGGAATTCTTTTTTCAGATTCACGACCCGACCACGCCGAACCGACAAGGCAATGATCGTGGTATGAGCTATCGGTCGGCGATTTACTATGCGAACGATGAACAAGAAGCGGTGGCCGAAGATACGATTGCCGATGTGAATGCCAGCGGGCTTTGGCCAGGACGCGTTGTGACGGAACTTGAGCCAGTTGGCGACTTCTGGGAAGCGGAACCGGAGCATCAAGACTATCTTGAACGCATTCCGAATGGATACACTTGCCATTTCGTGCGCCCAAATTGGACATTGCCAAGGCGGGATGCCGCGGAATAG
- the msrB gene encoding peptide-methionine (R)-S-oxide reductase MsrB, which translates to MKYEKSDAALAKLTPEQFRVTQQNGTERPFTGEYNDNKQPGIYVDIVSGEPLFASSDKFESGCGWPSFTKPIETAHVTEHHDATHGMVRTEVRSAHGDSHLGHVFPDGPRDRGGLRYCINSASLRFIHRDDMEAQGYGDYLNQVEDV; encoded by the coding sequence ATGAAGTATGAAAAAAGCGACGCCGCTTTGGCGAAACTCACGCCGGAGCAATTTCGCGTAACACAGCAGAACGGTACAGAGCGCCCCTTCACCGGGGAGTATAACGACAACAAACAGCCCGGTATCTATGTCGATATCGTTTCGGGTGAGCCGCTCTTTGCCTCTTCTGACAAGTTCGAGTCCGGATGCGGTTGGCCCAGTTTTACAAAGCCAATCGAGACGGCGCATGTCACCGAGCACCATGATGCGACGCACGGCATGGTGCGCACCGAGGTGCGCAGCGCGCATGGCGACAGCCATCTGGGGCATGTGTTTCCGGATGGGCCGCGCGATCGTGGAGGTCTTCGCTATTGCATCAATTCAGCGTCATTGCGGTTCATTCACCGTGACGACATGGAGGCGCAAGGCTATGGTGATTACCTAAACCAAGTGGAGGACGTCTGA
- a CDS encoding DMT family transporter yields MPRNALIKLNDLSPATIGMGFAWVGVMIYAASNSIATLLVDIGSANPVAGGRNAITFTNLLFLGSLISLVPMTALFRGDWTRTNLRALSRKDWGLLTLSAFLSSALTPGLFFFALEHSNVTNVVLVSRIEPPLFLLAAAVFLRERINLRALSAGMVALVGATLMISLRGSGDTCVFDIGEIAAAVATLSYVASAIVARRVLKSIPMGIFSIYRTVVGAAMYFALVSFLQGPEQFQDLFSPVLLSWIWVYAIPVIVIGQLAWFFALKYARASDMSLATSVSPLAGIIFAMVLLGENPGTGFVPGAALIVAAICIGQMRDTTWQRMRVILRDGPTAALNLSVSVFASRSIGTLQGGRA; encoded by the coding sequence ATGCCTCGCAATGCCTTGATTAAATTGAATGACCTCTCTCCTGCCACCATCGGCATGGGCTTTGCTTGGGTGGGCGTGATGATCTATGCCGCGTCAAATTCCATCGCGACACTATTGGTTGACATTGGGTCGGCCAATCCAGTTGCCGGTGGGCGGAATGCCATCACATTCACGAACTTGTTGTTTCTGGGGTCGCTCATTTCGCTGGTTCCGATGACCGCACTTTTCCGAGGCGACTGGACCCGTACGAACCTGCGTGCGCTGTCGCGCAAGGACTGGGGATTGCTGACACTGTCAGCATTTCTATCCTCAGCTCTGACCCCCGGCCTTTTTTTCTTTGCTCTGGAGCACTCCAACGTGACAAATGTTGTGTTGGTGAGCCGGATTGAACCGCCGCTATTTCTTTTGGCAGCTGCTGTATTTCTGCGCGAACGCATCAACCTTAGGGCTTTGTCTGCTGGAATGGTTGCGCTAGTCGGCGCAACCCTGATGATCAGCCTCCGTGGCTCTGGAGACACTTGTGTGTTTGACATCGGAGAGATCGCTGCAGCTGTAGCGACTTTGTCCTACGTTGCATCTGCCATCGTTGCGCGCCGTGTCCTAAAGAGCATTCCAATGGGTATTTTCTCAATTTACCGAACAGTTGTCGGCGCAGCGATGTACTTTGCACTTGTCTCATTTCTACAAGGACCAGAGCAATTTCAGGACCTCTTCTCGCCAGTTCTTCTGAGCTGGATCTGGGTCTACGCCATCCCGGTCATCGTGATTGGACAACTGGCATGGTTTTTTGCGCTGAAATACGCGCGTGCCAGTGACATGTCTCTCGCCACATCAGTGTCGCCCCTGGCCGGCATCATCTTTGCCATGGTGCTCTTGGGTGAAAATCCCGGAACCGGATTTGTACCTGGCGCGGCATTGATCGTGGCCGCCATATGCATCGGGCAAATGCGCGACACCACATGGCAAAGGATGCGCGTGATCCTGCGTGATGGCCCCACTGCAGCGCTTAACTTGTCGGTCAGCGTTTTTGCGTCACGTTCGATTGGCACGTTGCAAGGCGGTCGCGCGTAA
- a CDS encoding response regulator, translating into MTSTAKILVCDDEPDVRDMLREYLSKRGFEVVPAGNSDELRNVIDTTSVDLILLDINMPGEDGLTTLRSLRNSSQVPVVMLTAAGEVIDKIVGLEMGADDYLAKPVDLRELEARIKAVLRRKSEPVQDQIQGDAPKTAPFGAFTLDLTAAKLMDADGAEVALTAMEFNLLSLFARNRGRVLNRDQILEQAHDRSWDPFDRSIDIRISRLRRKIEPNPQKPQVIKTVRGIGYIYDPT; encoded by the coding sequence ATGACGAGCACAGCCAAAATTCTTGTATGTGATGACGAGCCAGATGTCCGGGACATGCTGCGTGAATATCTAAGTAAGCGCGGGTTCGAGGTCGTGCCAGCGGGCAACAGTGACGAGCTGCGCAACGTGATCGACACAACTTCGGTTGATCTCATCTTGCTGGATATAAACATGCCGGGAGAAGATGGGTTAACCACACTTAGGAGCTTGCGCAATTCCAGTCAGGTTCCAGTTGTGATGCTAACTGCAGCTGGCGAAGTGATCGACAAGATCGTGGGACTTGAAATGGGGGCCGATGACTATCTGGCTAAACCCGTGGATCTGCGCGAACTCGAGGCGCGCATTAAGGCCGTGCTGCGCCGCAAGAGCGAACCGGTTCAGGACCAGATCCAGGGTGATGCCCCCAAGACGGCACCCTTTGGCGCGTTCACCCTTGATCTGACAGCGGCCAAGCTGATGGATGCAGATGGGGCCGAAGTGGCGTTGACAGCGATGGAATTCAACTTGCTGAGCTTGTTCGCGCGCAACCGAGGCCGGGTGCTCAATCGCGATCAAATTCTGGAACAGGCTCATGATCGGTCTTGGGATCCGTTTGATCGCAGTATCGATATTCGGATTTCGCGCCTGCGTCGCAAGATTGAACCCAACCCCCAGAAACCGCAGGTCATCAAGACCGTTCGGGGGATTGGGTATATTTACGACCCCACTTAG
- a CDS encoding ATP-binding protein has product MTSETQTGALDHSHTADLLWDAIQALSEGIAVYDADHRLVTFNQRYCDMFPLISELIAPGVRWQDLLRAGAERGQYAAAVGRVEEWLAGRFEQGVPIGQTLEIPLTSGGYYEVQFSATKRGGFVVTNTDITERKQAEIAAQDQEHLLRMVLETSPVAVVMARLSDGLILYRSPRAKEMYGDTQSAVDHYANPKDRDRYIAELTKLRSVDDYRLTIKLRDGSLVPATSWGRMIEFEGETCVVTAVVDMSERQAQEEMIRHVLEACPAPIQMTKAETGEVLFSSPETISLFGADRSARTFYAKSGTRDEYLQKLKRDRSIRDFNAEYVKADGSTFWGSVSARLIRYNDEDVIVSHTRDLTDQLRIEAALAQQQSQLYQNEKMSAMGELLAGVAHELNNPLSVVVGHSLMLQEDCADPQTLRQVNKISHAAERCAKIVKTFLTMARQEPTRQQSTNINEIVQTAVDVARYGDGGGAAEITCVLTKDLPTVAVDPDQMTQVFINLILNAEHAIHHSGKGTRIEVKTALGANGEGVEIRVEDDGPGIPENIRSRVFEPFFTTKDVGDGTGIGLALCHRIVKTHDGTIALGDTSEGGTSFQIFLPPDIATSSSTDKDTQAETQPSQVRILIVDDEEDVAELNAEILTRGGYSVDMFNVADLALESLRNQRYDIILSDLNMPGTDGRGFFEAISQDFPDMVGRTGFVTGDTMGRSSQTFLAEAQRPYIEKPVSPKELRSFVSDILSTTEQGST; this is encoded by the coding sequence ATGACATCCGAGACTCAAACTGGCGCGTTGGATCACTCACACACCGCCGATCTGCTTTGGGATGCGATTCAGGCTCTGTCTGAGGGGATCGCAGTCTATGATGCAGACCACAGGCTGGTGACATTCAATCAGCGCTATTGTGACATGTTTCCGTTGATTTCGGAGCTGATTGCGCCTGGTGTGCGCTGGCAGGATCTATTGCGCGCGGGTGCGGAACGTGGCCAATACGCCGCTGCGGTCGGACGGGTTGAAGAGTGGCTGGCTGGGCGATTTGAGCAAGGTGTTCCAATTGGTCAGACCCTGGAAATCCCCCTGACCAGCGGAGGGTACTACGAAGTACAATTCAGTGCCACGAAACGTGGCGGCTTTGTGGTTACGAACACCGATATCACAGAACGAAAACAGGCCGAGATTGCGGCGCAGGACCAAGAACACCTGCTTCGGATGGTGCTTGAAACCAGCCCAGTTGCCGTGGTTATGGCGCGTCTGTCGGATGGTCTGATCCTCTATCGATCACCCCGCGCCAAGGAGATGTATGGAGACACGCAATCTGCGGTGGATCACTATGCCAACCCTAAAGATCGCGACCGCTACATCGCCGAATTGACAAAATTGCGATCTGTGGATGACTACCGGCTCACGATCAAGCTGCGGGACGGGTCTTTGGTGCCAGCCACCAGCTGGGGTCGGATGATCGAGTTTGAAGGCGAAACCTGCGTTGTGACGGCGGTGGTCGATATGAGCGAACGCCAGGCGCAAGAAGAAATGATCCGCCATGTGTTGGAAGCATGTCCCGCGCCGATCCAAATGACCAAGGCCGAGACCGGCGAGGTGCTGTTTTCCAGTCCCGAAACCATATCCCTGTTTGGTGCTGACCGAAGCGCACGGACCTTTTACGCAAAATCCGGAACGCGCGACGAATATCTGCAAAAGCTCAAGCGGGACAGGTCTATCCGCGACTTCAACGCGGAGTATGTCAAGGCCGATGGCAGCACGTTTTGGGGATCGGTTTCGGCCAGGCTCATTCGATATAACGACGAAGACGTGATCGTGTCACACACCCGCGATCTCACAGATCAGTTGCGGATCGAAGCAGCGCTCGCGCAGCAGCAAAGCCAGCTTTATCAAAATGAGAAAATGTCAGCGATGGGCGAGCTTCTGGCTGGGGTCGCTCACGAATTGAACAACCCTTTGTCTGTCGTGGTGGGACACTCTTTGATGTTGCAGGAGGATTGCGCCGATCCACAGACGCTCAGACAGGTGAACAAGATTAGCCATGCGGCGGAGCGTTGTGCAAAAATAGTAAAAACATTCCTCACCATGGCACGACAAGAACCTACGAGGCAGCAAAGCACCAATATCAACGAAATTGTGCAAACGGCGGTAGATGTGGCGCGCTACGGAGATGGAGGAGGTGCCGCAGAGATCACGTGTGTTCTGACGAAAGACCTGCCGACGGTTGCTGTTGATCCCGACCAGATGACGCAGGTCTTTATCAACCTCATTCTAAATGCGGAACATGCCATACATCACAGCGGAAAAGGCACTCGCATTGAGGTTAAGACAGCCCTCGGCGCAAATGGAGAAGGCGTTGAAATTCGTGTCGAGGATGATGGCCCGGGGATACCTGAAAACATACGCAGCCGGGTTTTTGAACCGTTCTTTACAACGAAGGATGTCGGTGACGGGACCGGTATTGGCCTGGCCTTGTGTCATCGTATCGTAAAAACTCATGACGGGACAATCGCGCTTGGCGATACCTCTGAAGGCGGAACAAGTTTTCAGATTTTCCTGCCACCAGACATCGCGACCTCAAGCAGCACGGACAAAGACACGCAAGCAGAGACGCAGCCTTCGCAAGTCAGAATTCTCATTGTAGATGATGAAGAAGATGTGGCGGAGCTCAATGCGGAAATTCTGACACGCGGTGGGTATTCCGTGGATATGTTCAATGTCGCGGATTTGGCTCTCGAAAGCTTGCGAAATCAAAGATATGACATCATTCTCAGTGACCTGAATATGCCGGGTACCGATGGGCGAGGCTTTTTTGAAGCGATCTCGCAGGACTTTCCCGATATGGTGGGACGCACCGGTTTTGTAACAGGGGACACAATGGGACGGTCTTCGCAGACATTTCTCGCAGAGGCGCAAAGGCCATATATTGAGAAACCGGTCTCTCCCAAGGAGCTTCGCAGTTTTGTGTCAGATATCCTGAGCACAACAGAACAGGGCAGCACATGA